GAACTCCACTGGGGCACTGCTGTCAGTTGAGGTCTTCATAGTGTAACTGTGAGAATAAGAAGGGAGCTGAGACGAACAGATCTCACAAGCGGGACAAAACTCATCTTGGTTGAGAACAGAAGTGACCTTAGTGAATTCAAAatctttgcttctgtctcccttttaatatttttttaatttcctctgaAAGATTCAGCTTTTAGGGCGTGAAGGGCTTCTGGGAACTCCTGATGTCCAAGGGTAAGACCTGGCATGTGCCTAGGCAGGGAGGAGGGTTTCCACAACCTGGGTCTGCTTGGAAGTAAGACTGTCAGCTCCACCTCACCCAAAGCCTTTAGGCTCAAACATGGCTGAGTAGCAAGGTTGCTTGCAGTAGGGCTTGTCTTTCATGCTCAGCATAGACCCCAGAGGTCAGCATCTTACCATATTTGTCACGCTTCAGGTGGGGGTGATGCCAGTCTTTACCTAGTGAGGTCATTCAGCAAATATACCTCTTTGTCCCGCTTGGAACacttgggcatggtggtacctgGCCCTGCACAAGTGGCTGCATctaggaggaagaaggctgtGGGATCGGGACCCTCTGTCCCTTTTAAGAGAGTGGTTGGCTTGTGAGCCTTTGGTTTTCTCTGATCCAAGGATAAGCACGAAACTCTGAAGTGTACCTAGAAAATACGTTAATCACTCTTGGTCTAGAATACGCCATTTTATGGCTAGTGTATTCTGAGACCATGAGAGTTTATGGCAGCCTAATAGCTGAGCTATAATTCACACAATACATTGATTCGCTTAAATTGCACGTTTCTCATTGTTTTTAGTATAGTCGCTGGTGTGTGCTATTACCACCATGGTTGGTTCTAGAACATTCTCATTCTAATTTACATCTACTTTGATAGCCTGTAATCCAAGTATTTTATGCTTGGAGAAATAGGGCTTGAGTAGGATGTGTTGAACTTGGTGGGTGTGTTCAGTAGCcgcctttctttttctgagtaTCTCCCCTGTGCTTTGAGACGGTGTTTCCCTATGTAGTTCAGGCAGGTCTCGAACTTGcacttcttctgcctcagcctgtcaAGAGCTTATATTATAGACATGTGCGATCATGCCCAGCTTTACGGGATGCTAAGAGTTAAAATGGGAAAGTAATTCTGGCTGTTTTGGTTCAGATTCTTTTGGGATGAGGTTAAACAGAACAGAGCCTCACTGGTCTTTTGTGCACCAAATAAACACCTGGAAGGATCATAGCCTTGCTTAAGGCTTAGTGATGTTTACCAACATGATCTAGGAGGTTTAGACATGGGGCTGAGCTTATGGGGAACAAAGTATTTCAGCAAGGCTTTGTCCCTAAGACAGGTTGGGCAGAGTTAGAGCTTTTAGTAGCAGGAaaccatggggggggggcacaatcCAACTGGTTTCCTGTAGCCTGAGTTTTGTCCTGGTGTGTCCTGTGGGATGCACAGGTGCTTGCTCACGTGATGTAGTGGAGCAGCAAGAAAGAGCTTCCActcagctctggctctttccacTGCTCAGTTTGGGCTGACTTGACTTGTTGAGTATTAAGTGAGCATAGATtggaaggaaagcagagctgAACTGACCTGGATCTGCTTATTGAGCACATCATTCTTCCCTTGGAGTTTCCAGGGCTACCTCCTCTGGCAAGTTCAGGATCCTACCACATGTGCATTCCTAGCATGTGACTCCATGTGTTAGGTCTTGCTTGTTTCTCACTTACAGAATGTAAGCCCATGGTTAGGTAGGAGTGCTCGGTTGTTTCCTGACAATCCCATATGTATAGAGCCAGCCTCCTTAGTGAACAGTAGGTAACTGGTAAGTCGTTAATAAACAAATGAGTAGGTGACTCTGTCATTGCTACCTTTTGTATGAGGTCTCTGAGTGGCCTCTGGAGTCTCAGTGGGCTGTCACTATACCCTGCAGCAACTGCCTTTCCCTTTTTGCATTTCATGTTCTGTACATGAGTTCCTGCAGTTGGGACTTCATTTATAGTCCAGTTGCCTGTCCAGCCCTGATCCCACCTCTGGTGACTATAAACCTGAGGGTTTGGTTAGGTCAAGTGCTTCCATTTAACCATTGACCTGCCATCGCCTTTCTGCCTGGACTCTACCCACATGGGTTTTCAGATTCATCCAATGTGTTTTAGGGAGTGTTGTGAAGAGTGAAGACTATGCTCTCCCTAGTTATGTTGATCGGCGTGACTACCCTTTGCCTGATGTGGCACATGTCAAGCAGCTGTCTGCCAGCCAGAAGGCcctgaaggagaaggagaaggcagaCTGGAGCAGCCTGTCCAGGGATGAGAAAGTCCAATGTGAGTATTAGTGTGTGCCCGAAAACTCAGTAGCAACAAgtttaggtgtatgtgtgtgtgtgactgcttgTGCTAGACCAGATATCCCTGCTGAGTTTCTGGGTATCCATATTGATGCTGCTGGCTTAGCCCTGGTGAGGAGCAGGCCATGGAGATTATGGCTTCTTGTATACAGGCTTTGCCAAAAGATCGACTAAATACTCTCCATGTGGTGTGAAAGCATGGAAGAGCCAAGCTGACCTCATATCCAGAGGTCTTTGCATGCTGTCAGCTCTGCAGTTTCTCCTGTATGTGCTGGTGTGTGAAGGCAGAtttgtgcacatttgtgtgtccTGGCCTAGCCTGTGCTCACTCTAGGATGGGTTTCAGGACAGGAGCTGAGTTCTCTGCAAGTTTTTTACCCTGCTTATGTTTCTGTTCAGTGTACCGAATCCAGTTTAATGAGAGCTTCGCTGAGATGAACAGGAGCACCAACGAGTGGAAAACAGTTGTGGGCCTGGCTATGTTCTTTATTGGGTTCACTGCGCTTGTTCTGATTTGGGAGAAGCACTATGGTaagtggagagggagaaggaatggCCCAGGACAGCTTTAGCTCTTGGTGCTTCGAGGCCTGAATTCACATGGCCTCCAGGCCCAGGTTGGATAGAGAAACCATAGTCATGGGAACAGTTATAAGCTAGAGCTTGTCTTTTGTATGGCCAGCCATTCTTGCGGCAGGGCAAGGTAGGTTTGCTTTTACAGCATGCCATGTTCAGTAGCACTGGACCTGCTTAATAAGTCTCAGAGGACTTCGTAGTGTTAGGAGCTAGGAGGAGCCCATTTGCTACGTGGCTGGCTGTACCTGAGTATCTGGAGTGTTAAGGCCATACTGTTTGGACATTATGGCTTGCCTGCTCTCTAACATGCATTCTCTCTAGGTCAGGTCATGTTGCATTCTGAGCAGGCCCACCCCTAGTAAGTGTGGCTGCAGATTAGTAACAGATGCCAGCCCTCTGAGGGGCACCCCCTGGCTGTGTGCTGAGCCAGCCTGCAGAGTCTGCCACAGGCAGCAAGAAGGAAGATGCCCAACTAAATGCATAATGACTTCTGTGCTGACCTTTCACAACCAGAATGGTTCTGAGATAGGAATTCTCAGTGCCCTGGATTAAAGCCTGTGTGTGAGCAGGTTGAGTGGCAGGTGGCTTGGCTTGGGCTGTTTCCTCCCAGCAGGGCATCCTTCCTCACATAGTCATTTTGCACTGCAGTGTACGGCCCCATCCCTCATACATTTGATCGTGACTGGGTGGCCATGCAGACCAAGCGGATGCTGGACATGAAGGCCAACCCCATTCAGGGCTTCTCTGCCAAGTGGGACTACGACAAGAACGAATGGAAGAAGTGAGACCTCGCTGCTTGCCAGCCCCCTCCCCTCACTCGGCATGCTGGAAGCCGCTGTGTCCAAAGGTCCATGCTAATAAATGACCAGTTTACGTGACGCCTGTgtgatttattctttgataattacTAAATGAAAGTATCTGAATTAAGATGCTAGGTTTCTCATAGTGGAGGTAAAGAgggtttttaagtttttttgctAGCTGCATTACTATGTATGAAGTGTGTGTTGCCAGGATGCACGTGCAGAGGACAGAACAGTTTTGGTGTTGGTATTATCCCTTCATTTTGATATAGTTCTGGGGATCAggttcaggtcaccaggcttgcacgGCTTGTGCTTCTACCCCCTGTGATGGGTAAATGTTCTGAGTAGGGGTCTCGAGGGaaagtatataaaaattcaaattgctgggcggtggtggctcatacctttaaccccagcacttgggaggcagaggcaggtggatctctgtgaggctatcctgatctacagggctagttctaggacaaccaaggctacacaaaccctgtcttgaaaacaaaacaaaaatgaaacttgtGTGACTCCTCTGTTTTCTGGGAGATTTGAGTTGTGACATTCATGGTTGAATCCTGTTGTAGCATACAGAAGTTGCCATGAACTACTCCTGGGGCTTTTCCATCTCAAAATTATCACCATTGAAGGGAGGTAACCACTGGGCTGTGCAGAGCAGGCCGGGTTCTAACAgctggtcaggcatggtggcatgttcTGCCATCCAGCACTCGAGCAGAGGCAGGGTGATAACCAGACAGAACCAAATGTAACAGAAGTGGGGTGTGACCCAGTTGAGTGATGACTACCTTGCCAGCCTCTACTATAAGATTGCAACAGAGCTGGAGCTTGGCGATCAGTGACTTCATGAGCAATCTCCTGGCCCATGGCAAGCACCTAGGAGACACCTGTTACCTTGTCCCATGTAAGCACCAGAGACCCTGTCCAGAATGGAAGAGATCCTCAAAGAGTGGCCTGCAATTGGGTGGTTGCGTCCCTGGGGCCTCCTGCCTGGGTTGGTGGCAGGAGCAGCAAGAGGTAGGCCTAGAGAAGCCTAGCAATGACAGAGACAGGTATTGACCTAAGGAGTCTGAGCAGAGGGGCCTGGGTTTTCTGGACAGCATGCAGTGAGCTAACCCAGAGCCAGCTGTAGTTTCTCATGCTGCTCTAGAAAACAGCCCTGTTTTTATTTGGCTCTGATTTTCAGCACTGtttcagtttggattttcttCAGCCATTCTGGCCATTGTTGAAGTGTGTTCTCATACCTTAGGTTGACATCCTTActtcaattgtctctgtcttttgttttctgagagcaTATCCATGTCTTTCCTTGTCTGGACACACAGTCATTGTTTTAGATTCTTTAGTTCGCCCAGGTTGTTTTCACTGGGACCTTATTGCGGGGTTAGTGGTTTGTAGAGGAGGCGGGGATTGGTTTTTCACTGAAACTGAAGCACCTGATCCTTGTTTTTCGgttgcatttttcttttgcatttttttttattgtttaaatttaggTCCCAGTGGTGTTTGTAGTTTTCAGTGGAGGGCTAAGTCATAGGGTGGAGGTGGCTCTTTCTCTGGAGCTTGCTGCTGTAGGGACCAGCTCTCAGCAGCTCAGGAATAAAGGGGAGCCTCAGAGTCGGTGAGCTAATCACTTAATTGACTTTTCAATGGAGGAGTAAAACTCAGTTCTCTGGGGCTggtgaaaaagaaacacacacacccttcagcGTGTCAGGATCTGATGAACGGCAAGCCTTTAGCGGGTCAGAGAAACTGATGAGGAGATGCAAAGCAGGTGAActactggacagacagacacaagaggACTTTCCTGAGGGCTAAAGCTTAGTtcttcattctgttctttctgttgcttgCTCTACTCCATTCTTTCTCTGTTGTGTTCTGCTACCCTGATGTCCCTTGTCTTTAGTTTGTTCTTACAGTTTATttaccccagcaaaatctttgAAGCAATATTAAAGTCACAGTGTTGGCACAGCCATATCTGATGGGAACAGCAGAAGTCATAAAGCCAGCACAGCTGTTTGACAAAGGTCCAGCAAAGCTGAGCCACATGGTGGCCGCCGTGCCACCTTTGGTTTTCAGCTCACCTGTTGCATACTTGGGAGACTTAATATTTGTACTATTTGGGAATACTGGATTGATGGAAAATTTCTTGTGAATCATTTATGCCTTCTCCCAGGAATACTATTTCTAAGCTTCCCCAGGAGTGTCCTGAGCATACTATTCCCCTGCTTTAGGGAGTTAACCTTATCTACTTGAAGTCATCCTTACACCGTGGAGGTTGTGACACACGTAAAGAAGCCACAGGTCTATGAAGCTGTGAGACATTTTTGAAACATCTGTCCCTGTACTTATtcaggaacaagataatcaaAGTAAACTTAAAAAGGTCAACAAGATTTGGTGGGCTAGAGGAGCTGACCATGGTTCAGATTGCAAGCCTCTTCCACTAAACACCCAGGCAATTATGTGGCACAAGCAGCAACAAAGTTAGACTAGCTGGTTACCTCTGtcctacacagagacttacacTGATGGGCAAAGAGTTATGTAGAAAGATGTTAAAGTATTCTACAAAGATGTAAATATTGTGTTACAccagaatttgaataataactgcAGCAGCTTTGGCCTGAGGCTATTTCTGACCATTAATACAC
This is a stretch of genomic DNA from Arvicola amphibius chromosome 15, mArvAmp1.2, whole genome shotgun sequence. It encodes these proteins:
- the LOC119801810 gene encoding cytochrome c oxidase subunit 4 isoform 1, mitochondrial; translation: MLAARALSLIGKRAISTSVCVRAHGSVVKSEDYALPSYVDRRDYPLPDVAHVKQLSASQKALKEKEKADWSSLSRDEKVQLYRIQFNESFAEMNRSTNEWKTVVGLAMFFIGFTALVLIWEKHYVYGPIPHTFDRDWVAMQTKRMLDMKANPIQGFSAKWDYDKNEWKK